A window of Exiguobacterium sp. FSL W8-0210 contains these coding sequences:
- the nhaC gene encoding Na+/H+ antiporter NhaC, producing the protein MRMSFRESAAILGISIIILLSALFGAKAEPHLAILSSLIFVSGYAVYRGFKFEDVEHHMIQGIREAIKPILIMLLVGMTIAVWMMSGAVPTLLHFGLSTLSATWFAPSALLIAMVVSTFTGSSFTTIGTVGVALMGIAIALGVNPALAAGAIISGACFGDKMSPLSDTTNFAPGIVNVSVFDHIRFMMGTTIPAITITFILFFIFGRSSGNVDSSAVQTTQQELARLFDLSPWTLLSPLLVMVLALRKMPVVPTLVAGVLSGLLLTGLVQGNWNISNWMAVIQNGLKLESSSETVTSIISKGGLQSMMWSVSLVMLALAFGGVLRGIGVIDVVIERTVSKLKRDGSIISSVALSSIGVNVMAGEQYLSILLPGQAFKKIFEERQIDPRFLSRSLEDGGTLVNPLIPWGVSGAFFASTLGVPVTAYVPFAFFLLLSPLFTFLLAFLRPTKIETKYSLAS; encoded by the coding sequence ATGCGCATGTCATTCCGTGAATCCGCAGCTATCCTAGGAATCAGTATCATCATCTTATTGTCCGCGTTATTCGGTGCTAAAGCCGAACCGCATCTTGCCATCTTGTCTAGTCTTATTTTCGTCTCAGGATATGCCGTTTACCGCGGTTTTAAGTTCGAGGACGTCGAACACCATATGATTCAAGGTATTCGTGAAGCGATCAAACCGATCCTGATCATGTTGCTCGTCGGTATGACGATCGCGGTCTGGATGATGAGTGGCGCAGTGCCGACCCTTCTTCATTTTGGGTTATCTACCCTTTCAGCGACTTGGTTCGCACCGAGCGCTCTTCTGATCGCGATGGTCGTCTCGACCTTTACAGGCAGTTCGTTTACAACGATTGGTACGGTCGGTGTTGCCTTGATGGGAATCGCGATCGCACTGGGCGTCAATCCTGCGCTTGCAGCAGGTGCCATCATCAGTGGAGCTTGTTTCGGAGATAAGATGTCACCTTTATCAGATACGACGAATTTCGCGCCCGGAATCGTCAATGTGTCTGTGTTCGATCATATTCGTTTCATGATGGGAACGACGATTCCCGCTATCACAATCACATTCATCTTATTCTTCATTTTCGGACGTAGTAGTGGAAATGTCGATTCGTCTGCTGTTCAAACGACACAACAAGAGTTAGCTCGTTTGTTCGACTTGTCACCTTGGACGTTGCTTTCACCGTTGCTCGTCATGGTATTAGCATTACGTAAGATGCCGGTCGTTCCAACACTTGTTGCTGGCGTTTTAAGTGGATTGTTGTTAACAGGTCTTGTACAAGGAAACTGGAATATCTCGAACTGGATGGCCGTCATTCAGAACGGGTTAAAACTAGAATCTTCTAGTGAGACGGTCACATCCATCATTAGTAAAGGTGGATTGCAATCGATGATGTGGTCGGTGTCGCTCGTCATGCTCGCCCTTGCGTTCGGTGGTGTCTTACGTGGCATCGGTGTCATTGACGTGGTCATTGAACGGACCGTTTCTAAACTAAAACGTGATGGTAGCATCATTTCATCCGTCGCCTTATCGTCTATCGGTGTAAACGTGATGGCTGGGGAACAATACTTGTCCATCTTGCTTCCGGGTCAAGCATTCAAGAAAATCTTTGAAGAGCGTCAGATTGATCCGCGCTTCCTCTCTCGTTCACTCGAGGATGGAGGAACACTCGTCAATCCGCTTATTCCGTGGGGTGTTTCTGGGGCGTTCTTCGCTTCGACACTCGGTGTCCCAGTAACAGCATACGTTCCGTTCGCATTCTTTTTACTCCTTTCACCATTGTTTACGTTTTTACTCGCATTTCTTCGTCCAACGAAAATCGAAACAAAATACTCTCTCGCTTCTTGA
- the argC gene encoding N-acetyl-gamma-glutamyl-phosphate reductase translates to MDLSGDLRLPAESYATWYDKEPIDAQLQQRATYGLPEWNRQAVTASKWIANPGCYATAVLLGLTPFLKEKKIDPSQIIIQASSGLTGAGKTLTAQTHHVHSSENVRLYKVNQHQHIPEIEQALFEWTGSSHPITFSTQLLPINRGIMAIMTVQPLMDLSETEWRSWLTDQYATEPFVRIQQADPEIKSVVGSNHCDLTVYKDDRTGRVTIVSVIDNMQKGAAGQAVQNANILAGFDETSGLTQQPIYI, encoded by the coding sequence ATTGATTTAAGTGGCGATTTGAGACTTCCAGCTGAATCATATGCAACGTGGTATGACAAGGAACCCATTGATGCCCAGTTACAACAAAGAGCAACTTATGGATTACCAGAATGGAATCGTCAAGCTGTTACAGCTAGCAAATGGATTGCGAATCCAGGCTGTTACGCGACAGCAGTTTTGCTTGGACTAACACCATTCTTAAAAGAGAAAAAAATCGATCCATCTCAAATCATCATTCAAGCTTCTTCTGGTCTGACGGGAGCAGGGAAAACGTTGACGGCACAAACGCATCATGTCCATTCAAGCGAAAACGTTCGCTTGTATAAAGTGAATCAGCATCAGCACATCCCGGAAATTGAGCAGGCGCTTTTCGAATGGACCGGATCATCGCATCCGATTACGTTCTCGACTCAACTACTACCGATCAATCGAGGCATCATGGCGATTATGACGGTTCAGCCGTTGATGGATTTATCGGAAACGGAGTGGCGATCCTGGTTGACGGACCAGTATGCAACGGAACCATTCGTCCGAATCCAACAGGCTGATCCGGAAATCAAATCCGTCGTCGGGAGTAATCACTGTGATTTGACCGTTTATAAGGATGATCGGACAGGGCGAGTGACCATCGTTTCAGTCATCGATAACATGCAAAAAGGAGCTGCCGGACAAGCCGTTCAAAATGCCAACATTCTAGCTGGTTTTGATGAGACATCCGGTTTAACGCAACAGCCGATCTACATTTAA
- the argJ gene encoding bifunctional glutamate N-acetyltransferase/amino-acid acetyltransferase ArgJ, producing the protein MWQVQVETPLTITTPKGFQASGIHVGLKRKRKDLGLIWCEVGASAAAVYTTNQVQAAPIAVTKQAIQASQGRIHAVLVNSGNANACTGELGLSHAYMSQQAMAKSLNVAPEQVAIASTGIIGQPLAIDTLLAGIPQLMPTNDKDAADDFAHAILTTDTGTKIAGQQYMQGDIQISVCGVAKGSGMIHPNMATMLGFLTTDATIEPDVLQTLLRRTIHRTFNCITVDGDSSTNDMVMILASGAAGGATIVEGTDEALAFEQAIETVCQDLAKQIARDGEGATKLIEVTVKGTQTDEVARMVAKQVVGSSLVKTVIFGEDANWGRIIAAVGSIKEPLDVSNVDIKIGSQWVLQQSMPVLFDEAVASQELAKQDVQIHIDLHDGVGQGHAYGCDLTYDYVKINASYRT; encoded by the coding sequence GTGTGGCAAGTACAAGTAGAGACCCCATTGACGATCACGACACCGAAGGGATTTCAAGCATCCGGGATACATGTGGGTCTGAAACGAAAGCGGAAGGATTTAGGTCTGATCTGGTGTGAAGTAGGAGCAAGCGCTGCAGCTGTCTATACGACGAATCAGGTGCAAGCAGCACCAATCGCTGTGACGAAACAAGCGATTCAGGCGTCACAAGGTCGTATTCATGCCGTCCTCGTTAACAGCGGGAACGCGAATGCGTGTACAGGGGAACTAGGGTTATCCCATGCGTATATGTCGCAACAAGCGATGGCGAAAAGTTTAAATGTTGCTCCAGAACAAGTCGCGATTGCTTCAACAGGGATCATCGGTCAACCGTTAGCCATTGATACGTTACTGGCAGGTATTCCACAGCTGATGCCTACAAATGACAAGGATGCCGCGGATGATTTTGCTCATGCGATCCTGACGACCGATACTGGTACGAAAATAGCTGGTCAACAATACATGCAAGGGGATATCCAAATTTCAGTCTGTGGTGTGGCAAAAGGGTCAGGGATGATTCATCCGAACATGGCGACGATGCTTGGTTTCTTGACGACCGATGCAACGATTGAACCGGATGTCTTACAGACACTGTTGCGTCGGACGATTCATCGTACGTTCAACTGCATTACCGTAGATGGAGACAGTTCGACAAATGACATGGTCATGATTTTAGCGAGCGGAGCTGCAGGAGGAGCAACGATCGTTGAAGGCACGGACGAAGCGTTAGCATTCGAACAGGCGATCGAAACGGTCTGTCAAGATTTAGCGAAACAGATTGCGCGGGACGGGGAAGGCGCGACGAAGTTAATCGAAGTGACGGTAAAGGGAACACAAACCGATGAAGTAGCGCGGATGGTCGCTAAACAAGTCGTCGGATCGTCTCTCGTCAAAACAGTAATCTTTGGGGAAGATGCGAACTGGGGACGAATCATCGCTGCTGTCGGAAGTATCAAGGAGCCACTCGATGTATCAAACGTTGACATCAAAATTGGTTCGCAGTGGGTGCTGCAACAGAGCATGCCTGTCTTATTCGATGAAGCAGTTGCATCGCAGGAACTGGCAAAGCAGGATGTACAGATTCACATTGATTTGCATGACGGAGTAGGACAAGGACACGCTTACGGCTGTGACCTGACGTACGATTACGTCAAAATCAATGCGAGTTACCGAACATGA
- the argB gene encoding acetylglutamate kinase has protein sequence MTKRKVIKLGGSVWEQLDTRYFEEWKAWVETGNELLIVHGGGPLLSSYCEQEGIKPVFRDGVRVTTDGVLLGARRILAGEVQSGIVQQLNQAGIPAVGMSGLDGASVHGKKVKGLGAVGQITHIHPRLFTVLSTNGYVPVVTSLVTGEQGVLNSNGDACAIAVAKAWSVDRFELLTDVEGVKVNGDYQSEITSAAIEAAIASGEIYGGMIPKVEAMMQATQHGIPEVVIRSGKNALAAGTRIKEELHECTTTHLSTY, from the coding sequence ATGACGAAACGAAAAGTCATCAAACTAGGTGGTAGTGTGTGGGAGCAGTTGGATACGCGGTATTTCGAGGAATGGAAAGCGTGGGTCGAAACCGGTAACGAACTATTGATCGTCCATGGGGGTGGCCCACTTCTATCGAGTTACTGTGAACAAGAGGGAATCAAACCCGTGTTTCGAGATGGTGTCCGTGTGACGACGGATGGTGTGTTACTCGGGGCGCGACGGATCTTAGCAGGGGAAGTCCAATCCGGGATCGTCCAGCAATTGAATCAGGCAGGAATTCCAGCGGTCGGGATGAGCGGGTTAGACGGTGCGAGCGTCCATGGTAAAAAAGTCAAAGGACTCGGTGCAGTTGGTCAAATTACGCACATTCATCCACGATTGTTCACAGTGTTGAGTACGAATGGTTATGTGCCGGTCGTCACATCCCTTGTTACAGGGGAACAAGGTGTGTTGAACAGTAACGGGGATGCGTGTGCCATTGCTGTCGCGAAGGCTTGGTCCGTCGACCGATTTGAATTGTTGACGGATGTCGAAGGTGTAAAAGTAAACGGTGACTATCAATCAGAAATCACGTCTGCAGCCATCGAAGCTGCGATAGCGTCGGGAGAAATCTACGGGGGAATGATTCCGAAGGTCGAAGCGATGATGCAGGCCACTCAGCATGGTATTCCAGAGGTCGTCATTCGGTCTGGGAAAAATGCGTTAGCTGCTGGGACACGAATCAAGGAGGAGTTACATGAGTGCACTACTACCCACTTATCAACGTACTGA
- a CDS encoding acetylornithine transaminase, whose amino-acid sequence MSALLPTYQRTDVELVKGQGSIVEDATGKTYLDFIMGIAVCNTGHRHPYIQQRLEEQLNQIWHTSNLFQIAAQERVAERLTEDSHLSHAFFCNSGAEANEAAYKLVRKWTGKTEVVTFKQSFHGRTFAMMGATGQEKIKAGYGEMVNGFKHLPFNEMESLSAITEQTAAVWLEIIQGEGGVVVADDAWLEALMKKAQQYDVKIIVDEVQTGIGRTGSRFAFEQTPLVPDIITLAKGLGSGLAVGALLATAEAAEVFTPGSHGSTFGGNPLAMTAAEATLDLLLSDTVMVDVQGKGEFLRQQLEQKLPKSIIRSVRGRGLMIGIECVMPVAPLIDALRENGLLVVSAGPHVIRLLPSLFVTEQELMHAIEKIQLVCQQEVIV is encoded by the coding sequence ATGAGTGCACTACTACCCACTTATCAACGTACTGATGTGGAATTGGTCAAAGGACAAGGGTCGATCGTAGAAGATGCGACAGGAAAGACGTATCTTGATTTCATCATGGGAATCGCTGTATGCAACACAGGACACCGTCATCCTTATATTCAGCAACGTCTAGAGGAACAGTTGAATCAAATTTGGCATACGTCGAATCTGTTTCAAATCGCGGCACAAGAGCGGGTCGCCGAGCGACTGACGGAAGACAGTCATCTCAGTCATGCTTTCTTTTGTAACAGTGGTGCTGAAGCAAACGAGGCGGCGTACAAACTCGTTCGAAAATGGACAGGGAAAACAGAAGTTGTCACGTTTAAACAATCTTTCCATGGTCGGACATTTGCGATGATGGGCGCAACAGGACAGGAAAAAATCAAAGCGGGATACGGGGAGATGGTGAATGGATTCAAACATCTGCCGTTTAACGAGATGGAGAGCCTATCAGCGATTACGGAGCAAACTGCTGCCGTATGGCTCGAAATCATTCAAGGAGAAGGTGGGGTCGTCGTTGCTGATGATGCGTGGCTAGAAGCGTTGATGAAGAAGGCGCAGCAATACGATGTCAAAATCATCGTCGATGAAGTGCAGACCGGCATTGGTCGGACGGGTTCTCGTTTTGCGTTTGAGCAGACGCCACTCGTACCGGATATCATCACCCTTGCGAAAGGACTTGGAAGTGGACTCGCGGTCGGTGCGCTACTCGCGACGGCAGAGGCAGCGGAAGTATTCACACCTGGATCGCATGGCTCGACCTTTGGTGGGAATCCACTCGCGATGACGGCAGCGGAAGCCACACTTGACCTCTTGTTAAGTGACACTGTCATGGTAGACGTTCAAGGAAAAGGCGAATTTTTGAGACAGCAATTAGAGCAAAAGCTACCTAAATCCATCATTCGCTCTGTTCGCGGACGTGGCTTGATGATTGGTATCGAGTGTGTGATGCCTGTTGCACCGCTGATTGACGCCTTACGTGAGAATGGTCTTCTCGTCGTATCGGCTGGTCCTCATGTCATTCGCTTATTGCCATCATTGTTCGTAACGGAACAGGAACTCATGCACGCCATCGAAAAAATACAACTCGTTTGTCAACAGGAGGTCATCGTATGA
- a CDS encoding carbamoyl phosphate synthase small subunit → MKQSGKLTLANGTTFTGSWQGTVPLKGEVVFFTGMTGYQEVLTDPSYQGQILVFTYPLIGQYGIQAEASESNQIQVAGVIVQTLAEDGQGTSLASWLGEANVPVLSGVDTRSLVHLLRTEGDQFGDMMQENMTVPESVDAAYIASVSTTANVEYVPEVDQGHIVCIDYGVKQSMIDALLERHMRVTVVPYDTTPERIQALAPDGLLFSNGPGDPTQLDPFLSEIRELATSYPTLGICMGHQVLAHAFGCTLLKQHHGHRGANHPVRHLASGQVFMTSQNHGYAVDVKSIEASEMELAYEHINDGSVEGLIHPALPIMTVQFHPEASPGPTEAMVVFDQFVNTVLHQEVAYVG, encoded by the coding sequence ATGAAACAATCCGGAAAACTAACGCTTGCGAACGGAACGACGTTTACCGGTTCGTGGCAAGGAACAGTTCCACTCAAAGGAGAAGTCGTCTTTTTTACTGGGATGACAGGATATCAGGAAGTCTTAACGGATCCATCTTATCAGGGGCAAATTCTTGTCTTCACATATCCGTTGATCGGTCAATACGGTATTCAAGCGGAGGCGTCAGAAAGCAACCAGATTCAAGTCGCTGGTGTCATCGTTCAAACTTTGGCTGAGGATGGGCAAGGAACATCACTCGCAAGCTGGCTAGGCGAAGCGAATGTTCCGGTTTTGTCGGGAGTAGATACGCGTTCCCTTGTACATCTATTACGGACAGAGGGCGACCAATTTGGAGACATGATGCAGGAGAATATGACAGTACCGGAGTCAGTAGACGCAGCATATATCGCTTCTGTGTCGACGACTGCAAACGTTGAATACGTTCCGGAAGTCGACCAGGGGCACATCGTCTGTATCGATTACGGTGTGAAACAATCGATGATCGATGCTTTGCTTGAACGGCATATGCGTGTGACGGTCGTGCCATACGATACGACACCAGAACGGATTCAAGCACTGGCACCAGACGGTCTGCTGTTTTCCAATGGACCTGGTGATCCGACGCAACTAGATCCATTCCTTTCAGAAATCCGTGAACTGGCGACGAGCTATCCGACACTTGGTATTTGTATGGGACACCAAGTTCTCGCTCATGCGTTCGGTTGTACCTTATTAAAACAACATCACGGACACCGAGGAGCGAATCATCCTGTACGTCATCTAGCATCCGGACAAGTATTCATGACGTCTCAGAATCATGGTTATGCCGTTGATGTTAAAAGCATCGAAGCGTCTGAGATGGAACTTGCGTATGAACACATCAATGATGGATCTGTTGAAGGATTGATTCATCCGGCTCTACCAATCATGACAGTCCAGTTTCACCCAGAAGCGAGTCCAGGACCGACAGAGGCGATGGTCGTCTTCGATCAATTCGTAAATACCGTATTACATCAGGAGGTAGCATATGTGGGATAA
- the carB gene encoding carbamoyl-phosphate synthase (glutamine-hydrolyzing) large subunit yields the protein MWDKQKVLVIGSGPIVIGQAAEFDYSGTQACQALREAGCEVILMNSDPATIMTDPSTADHVYIEAMTLEKATAIIKQDRPSHLLATVGGQTALNLAMSLEEAGVLEQYGVELLGTSLETIRDGEDRERFKQKMIELAQPLPESQTIESLAELEEFMAVHGVPLVIRPAFTLGGTGGGIALTKDEARLLAQNALQASPISQCLVEVSIAGYKEVEYEVMRDSADTTIIVCNMENIDPVGVHTGDSVVFAPIQSISDRMNQQLRTEARKIVSHLGVIGGCNIQFAIHPTEECYFVIEVNPRVSRSSALASKATGYPIAKLATRLALGERLEDCINPVTKETMASFEPTMDYITAKVPCFPFDLFTGSNRTLGTQMKATGESMAMGKTLEEALQKAWRGAGVEQSPLYPTWMKTAEADVLWKEIKAPTDRRLLAMLALLDRKETTVEELVEQTKVQALFVKVLQRLVDHQQKIDVSNESSLKQTKMMGFTDEQIALLTGVSAVEIEHLRKEKGILPVYHMIDTCAGEFKSATPYFYGNWSGQTEVTASTKKKVAVIGAGPIRIGQGIEFDYCSVHAVRALQASGYETIMINNNPETVSTDFEVADRLYVEPLTLEDVMHVLEAEDCEDVLVQFGGQTGIALASGLEKAGYHLLGTTADVIDQMEDRERFYQFLDDIGIDRIPGQEVATHEQMIEVATTIGYPVMIRPSYVIGGKGMHIIHDQEQLETIVSELAFPVLVDAYLQGKEIEVDCITDGTTTYVPILMEQLERAGVHSGDSTMILPPVSLSDTVQSEIERIAQMIGQRMDYKGAYNIQFVLHDDQVYVLEINPRASRTLPIVAKVTGQPILQWAVQVAVGQAVALPTEQTKLDFHAVKTPVFSTLKLQGVDPKTGPVMRSTGETLQWTTDGLALERFIFDETTKRHLTTRDIIVAGADTEAFGTGVALDETIDWAQCAIFYSHVTEEKASREAALAAGVQVLTEPELAHYHLQATEKSPYAVKPLHTWTEPIKEEVK from the coding sequence ATGTGGGATAAACAGAAAGTACTCGTCATCGGTTCGGGTCCGATCGTCATCGGACAAGCAGCAGAATTTGATTATTCCGGCACACAAGCCTGTCAGGCGCTTCGAGAAGCGGGATGCGAGGTCATCTTAATGAATTCGGATCCGGCTACTATCATGACGGATCCGAGCACGGCAGATCATGTCTACATTGAGGCGATGACTCTTGAAAAAGCAACAGCTATCATCAAACAAGATCGACCGTCCCATCTCCTAGCGACGGTCGGCGGACAAACGGCACTCAATCTTGCAATGTCACTCGAAGAAGCAGGAGTACTTGAGCAATACGGTGTCGAACTCCTAGGGACATCGCTTGAGACGATCCGAGACGGAGAAGATCGCGAACGATTCAAGCAAAAGATGATCGAGCTCGCGCAACCGCTCCCGGAAAGTCAAACGATCGAATCGTTAGCAGAGCTTGAAGAATTCATGGCAGTACATGGTGTCCCACTCGTCATCCGACCAGCCTTTACGCTCGGGGGAACGGGCGGTGGAATCGCGTTGACGAAGGACGAGGCACGTCTGTTAGCGCAGAACGCCTTACAAGCGAGTCCGATTTCACAGTGTTTGGTTGAAGTGAGTATCGCTGGCTATAAAGAAGTCGAATACGAAGTCATGCGTGACAGCGCAGATACGACGATCATCGTTTGTAACATGGAAAACATCGATCCTGTCGGTGTCCATACCGGGGACTCGGTCGTCTTTGCACCGATTCAGTCGATTTCGGATCGAATGAATCAACAATTGCGGACGGAAGCGCGTAAAATCGTATCGCATCTCGGTGTCATCGGTGGATGCAACATTCAATTCGCAATCCATCCGACGGAAGAATGCTATTTCGTCATTGAAGTCAATCCGCGTGTCAGTCGTTCTTCGGCACTTGCTTCCAAGGCGACGGGATATCCGATCGCAAAATTAGCGACACGTCTTGCGCTCGGTGAGCGACTCGAGGATTGCATCAATCCTGTCACGAAGGAAACGATGGCGAGCTTCGAACCAACGATGGATTATATCACGGCAAAAGTGCCTTGTTTCCCATTTGATCTATTTACCGGCAGTAACCGGACGCTTGGAACACAAATGAAGGCGACGGGTGAGAGCATGGCGATGGGGAAGACGCTAGAAGAAGCGTTACAAAAGGCGTGGCGCGGTGCGGGAGTTGAGCAATCACCTCTTTATCCGACATGGATGAAAACAGCGGAGGCTGACGTATTGTGGAAAGAAATAAAGGCTCCGACGGACCGTCGCTTGCTTGCGATGCTCGCACTACTCGATCGCAAGGAGACGACCGTCGAAGAACTCGTTGAACAGACGAAAGTACAAGCTTTATTCGTCAAAGTACTTCAACGTCTTGTCGATCACCAACAAAAAATCGATGTATCGAATGAAAGTTCTCTAAAGCAAACCAAAATGATGGGCTTTACGGACGAACAAATTGCGCTTCTGACGGGTGTCAGTGCTGTAGAGATCGAGCACTTACGTAAAGAAAAAGGCATCCTCCCTGTCTATCATATGATCGATACATGTGCAGGTGAGTTCAAGAGTGCGACGCCTTATTTCTACGGAAACTGGAGTGGTCAAACGGAAGTCACAGCATCGACGAAAAAGAAAGTCGCTGTCATCGGTGCGGGACCCATTCGGATCGGTCAAGGAATCGAATTTGATTATTGCTCCGTTCACGCGGTACGTGCATTGCAAGCATCCGGTTATGAAACGATCATGATCAACAATAACCCAGAAACCGTCTCGACCGACTTCGAAGTCGCAGATCGCCTGTATGTCGAGCCGTTGACACTTGAAGACGTCATGCATGTGCTAGAAGCAGAGGATTGCGAAGACGTTTTAGTCCAGTTCGGAGGACAAACGGGGATTGCGCTGGCGTCTGGTTTGGAGAAAGCCGGTTATCATCTTCTCGGAACGACGGCAGATGTCATCGATCAAATGGAAGACCGTGAGCGGTTCTATCAATTTTTAGATGACATTGGTATCGATCGTATTCCGGGACAAGAAGTGGCGACGCACGAACAAATGATAGAAGTCGCAACAACGATCGGTTACCCGGTCATGATTCGTCCTTCCTATGTCATCGGAGGTAAGGGAATGCATATCATCCACGATCAAGAGCAATTAGAGACGATCGTGTCCGAATTAGCATTCCCTGTCCTCGTGGATGCCTACCTCCAAGGAAAGGAAATTGAAGTCGACTGTATTACGGACGGAACAACGACGTACGTTCCGATTTTGATGGAGCAATTGGAACGGGCAGGAGTTCACTCTGGAGATTCGACGATGATTCTGCCACCTGTATCGCTCAGCGATACCGTTCAGAGCGAAATCGAGCGAATTGCACAGATGATCGGGCAACGAATGGATTATAAAGGAGCGTACAATATCCAATTCGTCTTGCATGACGATCAAGTCTACGTGCTAGAAATCAATCCACGTGCCTCCCGCACGTTACCGATCGTCGCCAAAGTAACAGGTCAACCGATCTTGCAGTGGGCAGTCCAAGTAGCGGTCGGTCAAGCGGTCGCACTACCAACGGAACAGACGAAACTTGATTTCCATGCCGTCAAGACCCCTGTTTTTTCAACGTTGAAACTACAAGGTGTTGATCCGAAAACAGGTCCCGTCATGCGTTCGACAGGTGAAACGCTGCAATGGACGACAGACGGACTGGCGCTGGAACGTTTCATTTTCGATGAGACGACAAAACGACATTTGACGACGAGAGACATCATCGTTGCTGGAGCAGATACAGAGGCTTTCGGAACGGGTGTAGCATTAGATGAAACGATTGACTGGGCACAATGTGCGATTTTCTATTCGCACGTGACAGAAGAAAAAGCGAGTCGCGAAGCAGCGCTTGCTGCCGGGGTACAAGTTCTGACAGAACCTGAACTAGCACATTATCATCTACAAGCGACAGAAAAGTCCCCTTATGCTGTGAAGCCACTTCATACATGGACAGAGCCGATCAAGGAGGAAGTAAAATGA
- the argF gene encoding ornithine carbamoyltransferase, with product MKTMQQLKHFLTMAELTPEALTELLALAKDIKHQPSVYQNALSHKKVALLFEKASTRTRLSFEVGVVELGGHPIVLSGADMQIGRGEPLSDTIQVMSRYVDALMIRTFGHEIVDTLAAHGTIPIINGLTDLHHPCQVLADLLTIEETFGTRSGKILTYIGDGNNMAHSLMIGGALSGMEVRICAPEAYAPDPQIVHEAQVIAKETGGNIIVMTDPEEAASGADVVYTDVFASMGQEEEGTMRLQAFEGYQVNANIMNQANDEAIFLHCLPAHRGEEVTEDVIDGKQSVIFDQAENRLHAQKALLVTLLG from the coding sequence ATGAAGACGATGCAACAACTAAAGCATTTCTTGACGATGGCGGAACTGACGCCGGAAGCACTGACGGAGCTGTTGGCACTCGCGAAAGACATCAAGCATCAGCCGAGTGTCTACCAAAACGCATTAAGCCATAAAAAAGTGGCCTTATTGTTTGAAAAGGCATCCACGCGAACACGTCTATCGTTTGAGGTGGGTGTCGTCGAACTCGGTGGACATCCGATCGTGCTAAGTGGAGCAGACATGCAAATCGGGCGGGGGGAGCCGCTCTCAGATACGATTCAAGTCATGAGCCGTTACGTCGATGCCCTGATGATTCGGACGTTCGGTCATGAGATCGTCGACACACTTGCGGCACATGGTACGATTCCAATCATCAATGGATTGACGGATCTACACCATCCGTGCCAAGTCCTTGCTGACTTGCTGACAATCGAAGAGACATTTGGAACCCGGTCTGGGAAGATTTTGACATATATCGGGGACGGAAATAACATGGCGCATTCGCTGATGATTGGTGGAGCGCTCAGTGGAATGGAAGTTCGCATCTGTGCGCCGGAGGCGTATGCTCCTGATCCACAAATCGTTCATGAGGCACAAGTCATTGCGAAGGAAACGGGTGGAAACATCATCGTCATGACGGATCCCGAGGAAGCGGCAAGTGGTGCAGACGTCGTGTATACGGATGTCTTCGCGAGTATGGGACAAGAAGAAGAAGGGACGATGCGTCTGCAAGCATTTGAAGGATATCAGGTTAATGCCAATATTATGAATCAAGCAAATGATGAAGCTATTTTCTTGCATTGCCTTCCGGCGCATCGCGGGGAGGAAGTCACGGAGGACGTCATCGATGGCAAGCAATCGGTCATCTTCGATCAAGCTGAGAATCGCCTCCACGCACAAAAAGCGTTGCTCGTCACATTACTTGGATAA